In Nitratireductor basaltis, the following are encoded in one genomic region:
- a CDS encoding branched-chain amino acid aminotransferase yields MAALPQAQSTTWTFIDGEWHSGNVPIAGPRSHAMWLGSTVFDGARWFEGVAPDLDFHAERVNASAEALGLEATVTADEIVGLTWDGLKKFDGNTAVYVRPMYWAEHGGYMGVPADPSSTRFCLCLYESPMISPEGFTVGVSSFRRPTYETMPTNAKAGCLYPNNGRAILEAKRRGFDNALVLDMLGNVAETGSSNIFMVKDGVIYTPVPNGTFLAGITRARIITLLRDAGYEIVEKALSVADFLDADEIFSTGNHSKVVPVVGIEGRSIAAGPVAKKARSLYWEWAHAAPANAA; encoded by the coding sequence ATGGCTGCTCTGCCGCAGGCACAATCCACCACCTGGACCTTCATCGACGGCGAATGGCATTCCGGCAACGTCCCCATCGCCGGACCGCGCAGCCACGCCATGTGGCTGGGTTCCACCGTGTTTGATGGCGCGCGCTGGTTTGAAGGTGTGGCACCCGACCTCGATTTCCACGCCGAACGCGTGAATGCGTCTGCCGAGGCGCTCGGTCTGGAGGCCACCGTGACAGCCGACGAGATCGTGGGCCTCACCTGGGACGGGCTCAAGAAGTTCGACGGCAACACCGCGGTTTATGTCCGCCCGATGTACTGGGCCGAGCATGGCGGCTATATGGGCGTGCCCGCCGATCCGTCCTCCACGCGCTTTTGCCTGTGCCTCTACGAATCACCCATGATCTCGCCTGAAGGCTTCACCGTGGGCGTGTCGTCCTTCCGCCGTCCGACCTACGAAACGATGCCGACCAATGCGAAGGCCGGCTGTCTTTATCCGAACAATGGCCGTGCGATCCTGGAAGCCAAGCGCCGCGGTTTCGACAATGCGCTTGTTCTCGACATGCTGGGGAACGTGGCCGAGACCGGCTCTTCCAACATCTTCATGGTCAAGGACGGGGTCATCTACACGCCCGTGCCCAACGGAACCTTCCTCGCCGGCATTACCCGTGCACGCATCATCACGCTCTTGCGCGATGCAGGCTACGAAATCGTCGAGAAGGCGTTGTCGGTTGCCGATTTTCTGGATGCCGATGAAATCTTTTCCACGGGCAACCATTCAAAGGTTGTGCCGGTTGTCGGCATCGAAGGCCGCAGCATTGCCGCTGGCCCGGTAGCCAAGAAGGCACGCAGCCTATATTGGGAATGGGCGCACGCAGCCCCCGCCAACGCTGCCTGA
- a CDS encoding haloacid dehalogenase type II, whose translation MKPTAYVFDAYGTLFDVHSAVRKHAGDLGPEGQQLSQIWRAKQLEYSWIASLSGSYRDFWELTREALDYAFAKVPSADTALRQALLEAYWQLDCYPEVPTVLKILKDSGARIAILSNGSHDMLGAAIRSAAIEPLFDAVFSADDVQCFKTDHRVYELVTTQWRCYPEAVSFQSSNRWDIAGATNFGFNTVWINRTKEPDEYPHLPPRLILPSLEGLLTTS comes from the coding sequence ATGAAGCCGACCGCATATGTTTTCGACGCCTATGGCACGCTCTTTGACGTTCACTCCGCCGTGCGCAAGCACGCCGGCGATCTGGGTCCGGAAGGTCAGCAGCTTTCGCAGATATGGCGGGCGAAACAACTCGAATATTCGTGGATCGCGTCCCTTTCCGGCAGCTATCGCGACTTTTGGGAGCTGACCCGGGAGGCGCTGGACTATGCTTTCGCCAAGGTGCCCTCGGCCGATACAGCGCTTCGCCAGGCCCTGCTTGAGGCCTATTGGCAACTCGACTGCTATCCGGAAGTGCCGACGGTGCTGAAAATCCTCAAGGACAGCGGTGCGCGGATCGCGATCCTGTCCAACGGGTCTCACGACATGCTGGGTGCGGCGATCCGCTCCGCTGCGATAGAACCGCTGTTCGACGCTGTTTTCTCGGCCGATGACGTGCAGTGTTTCAAGACGGACCACCGCGTCTACGAGCTGGTGACCACGCAATGGCGCTGCTATCCGGAAGCGGTGTCTTTTCAGTCCTCCAACCGCTGGGACATTGCGGGCGCTACCAATTTCGGTTTCAACACGGTCTGGATCAACCGCACGAAGGAGCCGGACGAATATCCGCATCTTCCACCGCGGCTGATCCTGCCTTCACTGGAAGGCCTGCTCACGACGAGTTGA
- a CDS encoding L,D-transpeptidase has protein sequence MPDNRSPNPALSRRKFLSAAAAGTATLGLAGCVSVPSTQKLVVIDTPPEPDPQLSSLASMYGPLQDGPYLIPAVPFDKIPSRFHRQEVADPTGERPGTIVVDVSQHFLYLVRPRGRAMRYGVGLGRAGFEWSGKGVIERKAEWPRWHPPAEMIDRQPELEKYRTTYNKQTGEWEGGMDGGLNNPLGARAHYIYQDGKDTLYRVHGSPEWWTIGKSVSSGCVRMINQDVIDLYGRVTTGSPILVTNGVGVA, from the coding sequence ATGCCCGACAACAGATCTCCAAACCCCGCGCTTTCGCGGCGCAAGTTCCTCTCGGCGGCTGCTGCTGGAACCGCCACCCTCGGCCTGGCTGGCTGTGTCTCCGTTCCTTCAACGCAAAAACTGGTTGTCATCGACACGCCGCCCGAACCCGATCCGCAGTTGAGCTCGCTGGCCAGCATGTATGGCCCGCTGCAGGATGGCCCATACCTCATCCCGGCTGTCCCCTTCGACAAGATCCCGTCGCGCTTTCACCGTCAGGAAGTGGCAGACCCGACCGGCGAGCGTCCCGGCACGATTGTCGTCGATGTTTCGCAGCACTTCCTCTATCTCGTCCGTCCGCGCGGTCGCGCAATGCGCTATGGCGTCGGCCTTGGGCGTGCCGGCTTCGAGTGGTCCGGCAAGGGCGTGATCGAGCGCAAGGCCGAGTGGCCGCGCTGGCATCCGCCGGCAGAGATGATCGATCGCCAGCCGGAGCTTGAGAAGTACCGCACGACCTACAACAAGCAGACCGGCGAATGGGAAGGTGGCATGGATGGCGGCCTGAACAACCCGCTCGGCGCCCGTGCCCACTATATCTACCAGGACGGCAAGGACACGCTCTACCGCGTTCACGGTTCGCCGGAGTGGTGGACCATCGGCAAGTCCGTTTCCTCGGGTTGCGTACGCATGATCAACCAGGACGTTATCGACCTTTACGGCCGGGTGACCACCGGTTCGCCAATCCTGGTCACGAATGGTGTCGGCGTCGCCTGA
- a CDS encoding helicase HerA-like C-terminal domain-containing protein, with amino-acid sequence MTAENSIFLGASRKNDDNYQRPEILDLRYANRHGLITGATGTGKTVTLQILAEGFSNAGVPVFCADVKGDLSGIAVAGEGEGKEFLAKRAETIKLDPYEFTDFPAIFWDLFGEKGHPIRTTISEMGPLLLSRLMDLSDAQEGVLNIAFRLADEEGLLLLDLKDLQSLLNHMGERSAELSSRYGNVSKASIGAIQRSLLVLETQGASHFFGEPALKIEDLMRTSRDGRGAINVLAADKLMMNPRLYATFLLWLLSELFEELPEVGDPDKPKLVFFFDEAHLLFDEAPKILVDRVEQVVRLIRSKGVGVFFVTQNPLDVPDTVLSQLGNRIQHALRAYTPREQQAVKVAADTFRPNPEFDVYECITQLGVGEALVSTLESKGVPSIVQRTLIRPPSSRLGPLEDDERKEVIKQSPVAGLYDELNDRESAYEMLQERAKKAAKAAEKAEEEEEEDEGGWTIPGFGNSGSKKKKKKSGYQRQTVAEAAMKSVVRSVGTTLGRELIRGILGSLRR; translated from the coding sequence ATGACGGCCGAAAACAGCATTTTCCTTGGCGCCAGCCGCAAGAATGACGACAACTATCAGCGGCCGGAGATCCTCGATCTTCGCTACGCCAATCGCCACGGGCTGATTACAGGCGCAACCGGTACGGGCAAGACCGTGACGCTGCAGATCCTGGCGGAAGGCTTCTCCAATGCCGGCGTGCCGGTTTTCTGTGCCGATGTGAAGGGCGACCTTTCCGGCATTGCAGTCGCCGGCGAGGGCGAGGGCAAGGAGTTTCTCGCCAAGCGCGCCGAGACGATCAAGCTCGACCCTTACGAGTTCACGGATTTCCCCGCGATTTTCTGGGATCTCTTCGGCGAGAAGGGACACCCGATCCGCACGACGATCTCGGAAATGGGGCCGCTGCTCCTTTCACGCCTGATGGATCTTTCCGATGCGCAGGAAGGTGTTTTGAACATTGCCTTCCGCCTTGCGGATGAGGAGGGGCTTCTGCTTCTCGATCTGAAGGATCTGCAGTCGCTGCTGAACCATATGGGCGAACGCTCGGCCGAACTGTCATCGCGCTACGGAAATGTATCGAAAGCCTCCATCGGCGCCATCCAGCGCTCGCTGCTGGTTCTGGAAACGCAGGGTGCCAGCCACTTCTTCGGCGAACCGGCGCTGAAGATCGAGGATCTGATGCGCACCAGTCGTGATGGTCGCGGCGCGATCAATGTTCTGGCCGCCGACAAGCTGATGATGAATCCCCGGCTATACGCGACCTTCCTGCTCTGGCTTCTGTCGGAACTCTTCGAAGAGCTTCCCGAGGTCGGTGACCCGGACAAGCCGAAACTGGTTTTCTTCTTCGACGAGGCGCATCTGCTTTTCGACGAGGCACCGAAGATCCTCGTCGACCGCGTCGAGCAGGTCGTGCGCCTGATTCGCTCCAAGGGCGTGGGCGTGTTCTTCGTCACCCAGAATCCGCTGGACGTGCCTGACACGGTACTCTCGCAGCTCGGCAACCGCATCCAGCATGCACTGCGCGCCTATACACCGCGCGAGCAGCAGGCGGTGAAGGTGGCTGCGGATACCTTCCGCCCTAACCCGGAATTCGATGTCTATGAATGTATCACGCAGCTCGGTGTGGGCGAAGCGCTGGTGTCCACACTGGAATCGAAGGGTGTGCCGTCCATCGTCCAGCGCACTCTGATCCGTCCGCCGTCATCGCGTCTCGGGCCCCTGGAGGATGACGAGCGCAAGGAGGTCATCAAGCAAAGCCCGGTGGCCGGTCTTTATGACGAACTCAACGATCGCGAATCCGCCTACGAGATGCTCCAGGAGCGCGCCAAGAAAGCGGCCAAGGCTGCAGAAAAGGCCGAAGAGGAGGAGGAAGAAGACGAGGGTGGTTGGACAATCCCCGGTTTCGGCAATTCCGGAAGCAAGAAGAAAAAGAAGAAGAGCGGCTATCAGCGCCAGACCGTTGCCGAAGCGGCGATGAAATCGGTGGTGCGCTCCGTTGGCACCACACTTGGCCGCGAGCTGATCCGTGGCATCCTCGGCAGTTTGCGCCGCTAG
- a CDS encoding methylmalonyl-CoA mutase subunit beta → MDRSVLKKAAFPEAGRKEWLELIADSLGDKGGYDALVHKSDDGLAIEPLYQRADEPQFLPRKNAGSSWTVFQRIDDPDVSRANAQAREDVAQGATGIQLVFEGAPSAFGYGLPASPEALRAVLDKVALRDVALRIDVHPQSRASIDWVVQLIQERKTTPSRLQLSFGFDPAALFAGTGRLRMSIEALEASLPQSLAGFFAMGVPAVLLEADGRVFHNAGATEAQELGIMLASAVSHLRMFEVARQPLVYAAPHIGFVASVDQDQFLSIAKLRALRLLWARMLESCEIEPMPVSIHTETSWRMLTRRDPETNILRNTIASFAAAVGGADSLTVLPHTITHGLPDGFARRLARNTQLILSGESHLHVVSDPASGSGGMEALTAGLCEKAWEEFRRIESEGGILRSLAAGHIQKRVMASRDARQEDLAAGKRSIIGTTLYAADKERPVTVLEAAQQGMPSDGAVSCDRLAPLRLDEGAGAPS, encoded by the coding sequence ATGGATCGCTCTGTCCTGAAGAAGGCAGCTTTTCCGGAAGCCGGCCGTAAGGAATGGCTTGAACTGATTGCCGATTCCCTTGGCGACAAGGGCGGATATGACGCGCTTGTGCACAAGAGCGATGACGGGCTTGCCATCGAGCCTTTGTATCAGCGCGCCGATGAGCCACAGTTTCTGCCGCGCAAGAATGCAGGTTCAAGCTGGACGGTTTTCCAGCGGATCGATGATCCGGATGTGAGCCGCGCCAATGCCCAGGCCCGCGAGGATGTGGCCCAGGGCGCAACAGGCATTCAGCTGGTCTTTGAAGGCGCGCCAAGCGCATTCGGCTACGGCTTGCCCGCAAGCCCGGAGGCGCTGCGCGCCGTGCTCGACAAGGTAGCGCTGCGCGATGTGGCGCTGCGCATCGACGTGCATCCGCAAAGCCGCGCATCCATCGACTGGGTCGTGCAACTCATTCAGGAGCGCAAGACCACCCCTAGCCGCCTGCAGCTTTCCTTCGGCTTCGATCCGGCCGCACTCTTTGCCGGCACCGGGCGGCTTCGCATGTCCATCGAGGCGCTGGAGGCATCACTTCCGCAGTCGCTGGCAGGTTTCTTCGCCATGGGCGTTCCTGCTGTGCTGCTGGAAGCCGATGGCCGCGTCTTCCACAATGCCGGCGCTACGGAGGCGCAGGAGCTTGGCATCATGCTGGCCTCTGCCGTGTCGCATCTGCGCATGTTCGAAGTCGCCCGCCAGCCGCTCGTCTATGCCGCCCCCCATATCGGGTTTGTCGCCAGCGTGGACCAGGACCAGTTCCTGTCCATCGCCAAGCTGAGGGCGCTGCGTCTTCTTTGGGCTCGGATGTTGGAATCCTGCGAGATCGAGCCCATGCCGGTCTCCATCCATACGGAAACCTCATGGCGCATGCTGACGCGTCGCGATCCGGAAACCAATATTCTCCGCAACACTATTGCCTCTTTCGCGGCAGCGGTCGGCGGTGCGGATTCGCTGACAGTCCTGCCGCATACGATCACGCATGGCCTGCCGGACGGTTTCGCCCGCAGGCTTGCGCGCAACACACAGCTCATCCTCTCCGGCGAAAGCCACCTGCATGTCGTCTCCGATCCCGCTTCGGGTTCGGGCGGCATGGAAGCGCTGACGGCCGGGCTTTGCGAAAAGGCCTGGGAAGAGTTCCGCCGCATCGAGAGCGAAGGCGGCATCCTGCGCAGCCTTGCAGCCGGCCATATCCAGAAGCGCGTGATGGCGTCACGTGACGCGCGGCAAGAGGATCTGGCTGCCGGCAAACGCTCCATCATCGGCACCACGCTTTATGCCGCCGACAAGGAACGCCCCGTGACAGTGCTCGAGGCCGCGCAACAGGGCATGCCGAGCGATGGTGCGGTGAGCTGTGATCGCCTTGCGCCACTGCGGCTCGATGAGGGAGCAGGCGCGCCGTCATGA
- the scpA gene encoding methylmalonyl-CoA mutase, which translates to MIPDFSKVEWAAPQDEAVPVDGGARWETPEGLAIKSAYGADDLKGLRFLDTQPGLPPFIRGPYPTMYVQRPWTIRQYAGFSTAEESNAFYRRNLAAGQKGLSVAFDLATHRGYDSDHPRVAGDVGMAGVAIDSILDMRQLFDGIPLDKMSVSMTMNGAVLPIMALYIVAAEEQGVSQEKLSGTIQNDILKEFMVRNTYIYPPKPSMRIISDIFSYTAEKMPRFNSISISGYHMQEAGATADLELAYTIADGIEYARAGIAAGLDIDRFAPRLSFFWAIGMNFFMEVAKMRAARLLWATLIKKNFDPKDPRSLSLRTHCQTSGWSLTAQDPYNNIIRTMVEAMAATQGHTQSLHTNAFDEALALPTDHSARIARNTQLILQHESGTTRMIDPWGGSAYVERLTHDLAVRALSHIEEVETLGGMAAAIEQGIPKMRVEEAAARTQARIDSGEQPVVGVNQHRPEADQEVEVLKVDNAEVRARQLAKLQQLKGTRDVSAVETALTELTNAAQGNGNLLEFAVRAARANATVGEISTALEKAFGRHVAEIRTISGVYRNAIGQNAAVDRAQEMVEHFRNETGAAPSILVAKVGQDGHDRGQKVIATAFGDLGFDVTVGAMFQTPEEVADLADEKDVDIIGVSSLAAGHLTLIPELRQALDKRGRSDILIVAGGVIPPDDFDAVREAGAAEIFPPGTVIAEAAQKLINRLLAERKQLAS; encoded by the coding sequence ATGATCCCCGACTTCAGCAAGGTGGAATGGGCGGCTCCGCAGGACGAAGCGGTCCCTGTAGATGGTGGGGCCCGTTGGGAGACGCCGGAAGGCCTGGCCATCAAATCCGCCTATGGCGCTGACGACCTGAAAGGCTTGCGCTTTCTCGACACGCAGCCGGGCCTCCCGCCTTTCATCCGCGGCCCCTATCCGACAATGTATGTGCAGCGGCCATGGACGATCCGCCAGTATGCGGGTTTTTCAACGGCCGAGGAGTCCAACGCCTTTTACCGGCGCAACCTGGCGGCTGGTCAGAAGGGCTTGTCGGTCGCATTCGACCTTGCCACTCATCGCGGCTATGACAGCGACCATCCGCGTGTTGCGGGCGATGTGGGCATGGCCGGTGTGGCCATCGATTCCATCCTCGACATGCGCCAGCTTTTCGACGGTATTCCGCTCGACAAGATGAGCGTGTCCATGACCATGAATGGCGCGGTACTGCCCATCATGGCGCTTTACATCGTGGCTGCGGAAGAACAGGGCGTTTCGCAGGAAAAGCTTTCCGGGACCATCCAGAACGACATCCTCAAGGAGTTCATGGTCCGCAACACCTATATCTATCCGCCCAAGCCCTCGATGCGGATCATTTCCGACATCTTCTCCTACACCGCTGAGAAGATGCCGCGCTTCAACTCCATTTCCATCTCTGGCTATCACATGCAGGAAGCCGGGGCGACGGCGGATCTGGAGCTTGCCTATACGATCGCGGACGGCATCGAATATGCGCGTGCCGGCATTGCCGCCGGTCTCGACATAGACCGTTTTGCGCCGCGCCTCTCCTTCTTCTGGGCGATCGGCATGAACTTCTTCATGGAAGTCGCCAAGATGCGTGCGGCACGCCTGCTCTGGGCCACGCTCATCAAGAAGAATTTCGACCCGAAGGACCCGCGATCGCTGTCGCTGCGCACCCATTGCCAGACCTCCGGCTGGTCGCTGACGGCGCAGGATCCCTACAACAACATCATCCGCACCATGGTCGAGGCCATGGCGGCGACACAGGGCCACACCCAGTCGCTGCACACCAATGCCTTTGACGAGGCACTGGCGCTTCCCACCGATCATTCCGCGCGGATTGCCCGCAACACGCAGCTCATCCTGCAGCACGAATCCGGCACCACGCGCATGATCGACCCCTGGGGCGGTTCGGCCTATGTGGAACGCCTGACGCATGATCTGGCCGTGCGCGCGCTATCGCATATCGAGGAAGTCGAGACGCTTGGCGGCATGGCAGCGGCCATCGAACAGGGCATCCCCAAGATGCGTGTCGAGGAAGCTGCGGCACGCACGCAGGCGCGCATCGACAGCGGGGAGCAACCGGTTGTCGGCGTCAATCAGCACCGGCCGGAAGCCGACCAGGAGGTCGAGGTCCTGAAGGTCGACAATGCCGAGGTACGCGCGCGCCAGCTTGCCAAGCTGCAGCAGCTGAAAGGCACGCGCGATGTGTCAGCAGTCGAAACCGCTCTCACCGAACTGACCAACGCGGCTCAGGGCAACGGCAACCTCCTCGAATTTGCCGTGCGCGCAGCCCGCGCCAATGCCACCGTTGGCGAGATATCAACGGCGCTGGAAAAGGCCTTTGGGCGCCATGTCGCCGAAATCCGCACCATTTCCGGTGTCTATCGCAACGCCATCGGCCAGAATGCCGCCGTCGACCGCGCGCAGGAAATGGTCGAGCACTTCCGCAACGAGACGGGGGCCGCACCTTCCATCCTGGTCGCCAAGGTCGGTCAGGACGGTCATGATCGCGGTCAGAAGGTCATCGCCACCGCCTTCGGCGACCTCGGCTTCGACGTTACTGTCGGTGCCATGTTCCAGACGCCGGAAGAAGTGGCCGATCTGGCGGACGAGAAAGACGTCGACATCATCGGCGTCTCGTCTCTCGCCGCCGGTCACCTCACCCTCATCCCCGAATTGCGCCAGGCCCTCGACAAGCGCGGCCGCAGTGACATCCTGATCGTGGCGGGCGGCGTGATCCCGCCGGATGACTTCGATGCTGTACGCGAAGCCGGTGCAGCCGAAATCTTCCCGCCGGGAACAGTCATCGCCGAAGCCGCGCAGAAGCTCATCAACCGTCTCCTCGCAGAGCGCAAGCAACTGGCCTCTTGA
- a CDS encoding AbrB/MazE/SpoVT family DNA-binding domain-containing protein, with amino-acid sequence MNVTIRKIGNSEGVILPKELLRRYNLKAGDVVNVVDEGDKVSLQPSEDAFERQMREARKIMDRYSVALQKLAE; translated from the coding sequence ATGAATGTCACTATTCGCAAAATCGGCAACTCTGAAGGTGTGATATTGCCCAAGGAACTGCTCCGCCGTTACAACCTGAAGGCTGGTGACGTGGTCAACGTTGTCGATGAAGGTGACAAGGTCAGTCTTCAGCCTTCCGAAGATGCTTTCGAGCGCCAGATGCGTGAGGCGCGCAAAATCATGGATCGCTACAGCGTGGCTCTGCAAAAGCTGGCGGAATGA
- a CDS encoding type II toxin-antitoxin system death-on-curing family toxin produces MTVTFLTRRVVEAIHDEQLARHGGARGIRDENGLESALARAEQKTHYAQPDIFELAAAYAFGLARNHAFTDGNKRTAIVSAATFLAVNGFELTCDNGTLYTFTMELSSGNISEEGAAAFFRDFTMPVEAS; encoded by the coding sequence ATGACCGTCACGTTCCTCACGCGCCGCGTGGTGGAAGCGATCCACGACGAGCAGCTAGCTCGTCATGGTGGCGCAAGAGGCATCCGTGACGAGAACGGGCTTGAATCGGCTCTCGCGCGCGCAGAGCAGAAGACACATTACGCCCAGCCGGACATTTTTGAACTGGCAGCAGCCTATGCCTTCGGACTTGCCCGCAACCACGCCTTCACCGACGGAAACAAGCGCACCGCGATCGTATCTGCAGCGACGTTCCTGGCCGTGAACGGGTTCGAGCTGACCTGTGACAATGGCACGCTTTACACATTCACCATGGAGTTAAGCTCCGGCAACATCTCTGAAGAGGGTGCTGCGGCGTTCTTCCGCGACTTTACCATGCCCGTAGAAGCTTCCTGA
- a CDS encoding TIGR03808 family TAT-translocated repetitive protein gives MLNRRSLLKATAGLAVSALCPITGLAQSGRSITEFGVSPETANSQSRAFATALHRASFDNIPLHLPPGRYHVGQIALPRNLHLTGIAGMSELVFTGGSYLADGKDMQRLTLDGITFNGALLPLSDPSGALLSLDGVKQLSVTNCTIRDSSSGGLYLKRAAGRVSSNNIEQMGDVGIFSRDAEGLDIDNNRVSHCGNGGILVHRSSPGSDGSRVNGNRVSHIRADLGGTGPFGNGINVYRAGDVAIEGNHVSDCAFSAIRSNGGSNLRVAGNHCLRSGETAIYSEFSFEGAVISDNIVDGAANGISIVNFNEGGRLATCSGNLVRNLSLDGPYQPGDPGFGLGITVEADCAVSGNVIENAPRFGMLLGWGPFLRNVSATGNVIRRSGTGIAVSMVEGAGKAVIADNVISEMQDGAIRGYRWAEAVTGDLIGQPSPAPHLVLSGNSAG, from the coding sequence ATGCTCAACAGACGCAGCCTATTGAAAGCCACCGCGGGTCTTGCGGTCAGCGCGCTTTGTCCGATTACCGGATTGGCGCAGAGCGGACGCAGCATCACGGAATTTGGCGTCAGCCCCGAAACCGCAAACAGCCAGAGCCGCGCCTTCGCCACCGCGCTTCATCGGGCCAGTTTCGACAACATCCCCCTGCATCTTCCGCCGGGCCGCTACCATGTCGGCCAGATCGCACTGCCGCGCAACCTGCATCTGACGGGCATTGCAGGCATGAGCGAGCTTGTTTTCACCGGGGGTTCCTACCTCGCGGACGGCAAGGACATGCAGCGTCTGACATTGGACGGAATAACGTTCAACGGTGCGCTATTGCCCCTCAGCGATCCGTCCGGTGCGCTTTTGAGCCTTGATGGCGTGAAACAGCTGTCGGTCACGAATTGCACCATCCGGGACAGCAGTTCCGGAGGGCTCTATCTGAAGCGGGCGGCGGGACGTGTCAGCTCCAACAATATCGAGCAGATGGGCGATGTCGGCATTTTCAGCCGAGATGCCGAAGGTCTTGATATCGACAACAATCGCGTCAGCCATTGTGGGAATGGCGGCATCCTTGTCCATCGCTCCAGCCCTGGCTCGGATGGCAGCCGGGTTAACGGCAACCGCGTCTCTCATATCCGCGCGGATCTTGGTGGCACCGGCCCCTTCGGCAATGGCATCAATGTCTATCGCGCAGGCGATGTGGCCATTGAGGGCAATCACGTCTCCGACTGCGCCTTTTCCGCCATCCGTTCGAATGGCGGCAGCAATCTGCGCGTTGCGGGAAATCACTGCCTGCGCTCCGGCGAAACCGCGATCTACAGCGAGTTTTCGTTCGAGGGCGCAGTGATTTCCGACAATATTGTCGATGGCGCAGCCAATGGCATTTCCATCGTCAATTTCAACGAGGGCGGCAGGCTTGCCACCTGTTCGGGCAATCTGGTGCGCAATCTTTCGCTGGACGGTCCCTATCAGCCCGGCGATCCCGGTTTCGGTCTCGGCATCACGGTGGAAGCGGACTGTGCGGTGAGCGGCAATGTCATCGAGAATGCGCCGCGTTTCGGCATGTTGCTCGGCTGGGGCCCGTTCCTGCGCAATGTGAGCGCGACAGGTAATGTGATCCGGCGTTCCGGCACGGGCATTGCCGTCTCGATGGTGGAAGGGGCCGGCAAGGCTGTCATCGCCGACAATGTTATCTCGGAAATGCAGGACGGTGCCATTCGCGGCTATCGCTGGGCCGAGGCGGTGACGGGAGACCTTATCGGCCAGCCCTCCCCCGCCCCGCATCTTGTGCTCTCAGGCAATTCTGCCGGATAG